Proteins encoded together in one Falco biarmicus isolate bFalBia1 chromosome 4, bFalBia1.pri, whole genome shotgun sequence window:
- the SEC61G gene encoding protein transport protein Sec61 subunit gamma, with the protein MDQVMQFVEPSRQFVKDSIRLVKRCTKPDRKEFQKIAMATAIGFAIMGFIGFFVKLIHIPINNIIVGG; encoded by the exons ATGGATCAGGTAATGCAATTCGTGGAACCCAGCCGTCAGTTTGTAAAAGACTCCATACGACTGGTTAAAAGATGCACCAAGCCTGACAGGAAAG AGTTCCAGAAGATTGCCATGGCAACAGCAATAGGCTTTGCGATAATGGGATTTATTGGTTTCTTTGTCAAACTGATCCATATCCCAATCAACAACATCATTGT AGGTGGCTGA